In one window of Arachis ipaensis cultivar K30076 chromosome B06, Araip1.1, whole genome shotgun sequence DNA:
- the LOC107605714 gene encoding inactive protein kinase SELMODRAFT_444075, translated as MMFREETVGSVSARHSATSTTGTRISASVNKVLVAVKAEKIISNTALAWALTHVVHSSDSITLLAVYSVEKSGRRFWNFSRLRGDCSSGIGAGKLPERISDISESCAQMVLQLHNQIEVRVKIKVVTGTPSGAVAAEARWSGSHWVILDKKLKQEVKHCMDELNCSIVVMNASKPKVLRLNLACSDELQTPFFSSASSPDIAIGKLKGRRLKHSTPVSSPEEPATSATRTIGVYSESSSDSMASLFQVYEQNPLYEGQGLHEKRAYKPINEPKEFNFDLEKDLGTHSIPYVSSDDNKDVFWIPENRVIQRTKSPTSKTLLENFMHCDQEMKRTNNELGFKQSQSRVYASNLGNRGNATIPMGRTSCIPPPLCSQCQNKAPVFGKPPRQFSYKEIEEATDMFSNANFLAEGGFGVVHKGILRDGQVVAVKQLKFGGSQADLDFCREVRVLSCAQHRNVVLLIGFCVEANLRILVYEYICNGSLDLYLHGDGNTPLDWNSRLKIAIGAARGLRYLHEDCRVGCIVHRDFRPRNILLTHDFEPLVADFGLARWHSEWNINTEQDRVVGTSGYLAPEYLEAGNLTYKVDVYAFGIVLLELITGRRISELEQFNGHSFLSEWFHPIRMLEADHILQNVRSLNPYLGFEASLEFNFELQAMARAASLCLRLDPDARPPMSKILRVLEGGDAVRPIGLDFNSVGNRSGHLSGLSSHTPHKGTISHSRRLSH; from the exons ATGATGTTTAGAGAGGAAACGGTGGGTTCGGTTAGCGCACGTCACAGCGCCACCAGCACCACTGGCACCAGAATTTCAGCATCGGTCAACAAAGTTCTAGTTGCAGTTAAGGCAGAGAAGATAATCTCCAATACCGCACTAGCGTGGGCTCTCACTCACGTTGTTCACTCCTCCGACTCCATCACCCTTCTTGCTGTTTATTCCGTCGAGAAATCTG GTAGAAGGTTCTGGAACTTTTCAAGGTTGCGTGGAGATTGTTCTAGCGGAATAGGTGCTGGGAAGTTGCCGGAGAGGATTTCCGATATATCAGAATCTTGTGCTCAGATGGTGCTTCAGTTGCACAATCAAATTGAG GTTAGGGTGAAGATTAAGGTGGTAACTGGTACTCCAAGTGGTGCTGTAGCAGCTGAAGCCAGATGGAGTGGCTCCCATTGGGTCATACTGGACAA GAAGTTAAAGCAAGAGGTGAAGCATTGCATGGATGAACTCAACTGTAGCATTGTGGTGATGAATGCCTCAAAACCAAAAGTTCTCAGGCTTAACTTAGCATGCTCTGATGAACTCCAAACTCCATTTTTCTCCTCTGCTTCTTCACCGGATATAGCAATTGGAAAGCTCAAAGGCCGCAGATTGAAGCATTCAACCCCAGTTAGTAGCCCTGAAGAACCAGCTACTTCTGCCACTAGAACCATCGGTGTTTACTCAGAGTCAAGTTCTGATTCAATGGCTTCTCTTTTCCAAGTCTATGAGCAAAATCCTCTGTATGAGGGTCAGGGACTGCACGAAAAAAGAGCATACAAACCAATCAATGAGCCAAAAGAGTTCAACTTTGATTTGGAAAAGGATTTGGGGACACATTCAATCCCATATGTGTCAAGTGATGATAACAAGGATGTATTTTGGATTCCTGAGAACAGAGTTATCCAAAGAACCAAATCTCCAACTTCCAAAACACTACTTGAGAATTTTATGCACTGTGATCAAGAAATGAAAAGGACAAATAATGAACTTGGGTTTAAACAATCTCAAAGCAGAGTTTACGCTTCCAACTTGGGCAACAGAGGTAATGCCACCATTCCTATGGGCAGAACTTCGTGTATACCTCCTCCCTTGTGCTCTCAGTGTCAGAACAAAGCACCAGTGTTTGGAAAGCCTCCTAGACAGTTTTCTTACAAGGAGATAGAGGAAGCTACTGATATGTTCTCGAATGCAAATTTTCTAGCTGAAGGTGGATTTGGTGTTGTTCACAAGGGAATTCTCAGAGATGGCCAGGTTGTTGCTGTGAAACAGTTAAAGTTTGGAGGCTCTCAAGCTGATCTTGATTTCTGCAGGGAAGTTCGTGTTTTGAGCTGTGCACAACACAGAAATGTTGTGTTGTTGATAGGATTTTGTGTAGAGGCCAATTTGAGGATATTAGTCTATGAATACATATGCAATGGTTCCTTGGACCTTTACTTACATG GAGATGGGAATACCCCCTTGGATTGGAACTCACGGTTAAAGATAGCGATTGGAGCTGCAAGAGGATTACGCTACCTTCATGAAGATTGCAGAGTTGGTTGCATAGTGCACAGAGACTTTCGACCCAGAAATATTCTCTTAACGCATGACTTTGAGCCTTTG GTGGCTGATTTTGGGCTTGCTAGATGGCACTCAGAATGGAATATAAACACTGAACAAGATCGAGTTGTAGGAACGTCAGG GTATCTTGCACCTGAATATCTTGAAGCTGGAAATCTTACATATAAAGTAGATGTATATGCATTTGGCATTGTTTTACTAGAGTTAATAACAGGTCGAAGAATTAGTGAGTTGGAACAATTTAATGGCCACTCGTTTCTTTCTGAATGGTTTCATCCTATACGCATGTTAGAGGCAGATCATATATTGCAAAACGTTCGGTCTCTTAATCCATACTTGGGGTTTGAGGCGTCATTGGAATTTAACTTTGAATTACAAGCCATGGCAAGAGCTGCTTCATTGTGTCTACGTCTGGATCCTGATGCCAGACCTCCAATGTCTAAG ATCCTGAGAGTACTGGAAGGGGGTGATGCAGTTCGTCCTATTGGTTTAGACTTCAATTCAGTTGGTAATAGAAGTGGCCATTTAAGTGGTTTGAGTTCTCACACTCCACATAAAGGTACAATAAGTCATTCTCGTAGGCTATCACATTGA
- the LOC107605715 gene encoding protein JINGUBANG, with the protein MAMRGDGEEATGVSRPPAGIHSERTPSADFLSDNELSMQSNTAASPMSPYYDPGRLSGEGSPLTMSPWNQTANSRFSKELCSQGGESTAQSALLGSLVREEGHIYSLAATGNLLYTGSESKNIRVWKNLQEFCGFKSNSGLVKAIIISGHKIFTGHQDGKIRVWKVNPKAPNVHKRAGTLPTLKDILKSSLKPSNYIEVRKNRSALWIKHSDAVSALSLSHCKTLLYSASWDKSIKVWRISDKRCMESIPAHQDTVNSVVCGVDGLVFSGSADGTVKMWKRETPSSRSTKCTKHTNAQTLLKQESAVTALTLDASFSTLYCGSSDGLVNFWDSNNNFAHGGVLKGHKLAVLCLAAAGTLVFSGSADKTICVWKKEGTIHTCVSMLTGHEGPVKCLAVEEDKEAKARGGERRWVLYSGSLDNSVKVWSVADVGGGDNQEQQRHHRMFSDSDSIPFAESVSSYSSSCRSNNRK; encoded by the exons ATGGCTATGAGAGGGGATGGGGAAGAAGCCACCGGTGTCTCGCGTCCCCCGGCGGGAATCCACTCGGAACGGACGCCCTCGGCCGACTTCTTATCGGACAATGAGCTTTCCATGCAATCCAACACCGCCGCCTCCCCTATGAGCCCTTACTATGATCCTGGCCGCCTCAGCGGCGAGGGATCCCCATTGACG ATGTCACCATGGAACCAAACCGCAAATTCGCGATTCTCAAAGGAATTATGCTCCCAAGGCGGCGAAAGCACCGCACAAAGTGCTCTCCTCGGCTCCCTGGTCCGCGAGGAGGGACACATATACTCCTTGGCTGCCACCGGTAACCTCCTTTACACTGGCTCAGAGAGCAAGAACATCCGTGTGTGGAAGAACCTCCAAGAATTCTGTGGCTTCAAATCAAACAGTGGTTTGGTTAAGGCCATCATAATATCTGGACATAAAATCTTCACGGGTCACCAAGATGGTAAAATTCGAGTTTGGAAGGTTAACCCTAAGGCACCAAATGTTCACAAACGCGCAGGAACGTTGCCAACGTTGAAAGATATACTCAAGAGTTCTCTCAAACCAAGTAACTACATTGAAGTTCGGAAAAATCGTTCAGCACTTTGGATTAAGCATTCTGATGCAGTTTCCGCCTTAAGCCTTTCTCATTGTAAAACATTGCTCTATTCAGCTTCGTGGGATAAAAGCATAAAG GTGTGGCGCATCTCCGACAAGAGGTGCATGGAATCCATCCCGGCTCACCAAGATACGGTGAACTCCGTGGTGTGCGGCGTCGATGGCCTCGTCTTCTCCGGCTCCGCCGATGGAACCGTCAAGATGTGGAAGCGGGAAACTCCCTCCTCCCGCTCCACCAAGTGCACCAAACACACCAATGCACAAACCCTGCTCAAGCAAGAATCCGCCGTCACCGCCCTCACCCTCGATGCCTCCTTCTCTACCCTCTACTGCGGCTCCTCCGACGGTCTCGTCAACTTCTGGGACAGTAACAATAACTTCGCCCATGGCGGCGTCCTTAAAGGCCACAAACTAGCCGTCCTATGCCTCGCCGCTGCCGGAACCTTAGTTTTCAGCGGATCCGCCGACAAGACGATCTGCGTGTGGAAGAAGGAGGGAACGATCCACACGTGCGTGTCGATGTTGACGGGGCACGAGGGTCCAGTGAAGTGTCTGGCGGTGGAGGAAGACAAGGAGGCGAAGGCGCGTGGTGGTGAGAGGCGGTGGGTGTTGTACAGTGGGAGCTTGGATAATTCTGTAAAGGTATGGAGCGTTGCTGATGTTGGAGGTGGTGATAATCAGGAGCAGCAGCGCCACCACCGTATGTTTTCTGATTCAGATTCAATACCATTTGCTGAATCTGTTAGTAGCTACTCTTCTTCGTGCCGGAGCAATAACAGAAAATAA